A stretch of Gopherus evgoodei ecotype Sinaloan lineage chromosome 12, rGopEvg1_v1.p, whole genome shotgun sequence DNA encodes these proteins:
- the LOC115660465 gene encoding uncharacterized protein LOC115660465 — MSLVYATNVTGPLLVSQAFLPLLKKAAQGSPQPGLSCSKAAIVNMSSECGSITNLFAWQLGHAVSYRCSKAALNMLTKCQSLGYEGDGILSIAVHPGWVQTDMGSSTPHQAPLTVDMSVEGILNVLPTLSKKDNGAFVNWEGKVLPW, encoded by the exons ATGTCCCTGGTGTATGCAACCAATGTGACAGGGCCCCTGCTGGTGAGCCAG GCGTTCCTGCCCTTGCTGAAGAAGGCTGCCCAGGGGAGCCCCCAACCAGGGCTGAGCTGCAGCAAGGCGGCCATTGTCAACATGTCCAGTGAGTGCGGCTCCATCACAAATCTCTTTGCTTGGCAGTTGGGGCACGCTGTCTCTTATCGGTGCAGCAAG GCTGCTCTGAACATGCTCACCAAGTGCCAGTCCTTGGGGTATGAGGGAGACGGGATCCTGAGCATTGCTGTCCATCCTGGCTGGGTGCAGACTGACATGGGGAGCTCAACCCCCCACCAG GCTCCACTGACGGTGGACATGAGTGTCGAAGGGATCCTGAATGTGCTTCCAACACTCTCCAAGAAGGACAACGGGGCCTTTGTGAACTGGGAAGGCAAAGTTCTTCCCTGGTGA